A single region of the Devosia sp. FJ2-5-3 genome encodes:
- a CDS encoding YicC/YloC family endoribonuclease has translation MSAALASMTGFARAEAANGALRARIEIKSVNGRGLDIRTRFAQGLDIFDLPVRQLLSQALSRGSLNVSLTLDRGAAGKPITVNEAALATIIAAANDLAQRLEVAPPRVDGLLALPGVLAVEEADALDEEAVGILVTEAAQNALSALQASRREEGSRIATTLSDQLDQIAVLVEAAAIHPSRNREQISARLKAQIEALNQQTDIAPERFAQEVLLLVTKADIQEEIDRLRAHIAGARKLIAQGGPVGRRLDFLAQEFNREANTLCSKSNAVELTTIGLDLKAVIDQLREQVQNIE, from the coding sequence ATGAGTGCCGCACTGGCCAGCATGACCGGTTTCGCCCGCGCAGAGGCCGCCAATGGCGCCCTGCGCGCGCGCATCGAGATCAAATCGGTCAATGGCCGTGGTCTCGACATCCGAACCCGGTTTGCTCAGGGTCTTGATATTTTTGATCTGCCTGTTCGGCAATTGCTCTCCCAGGCGCTGAGCCGGGGCTCCCTCAACGTCAGTCTGACGCTTGATCGGGGCGCGGCCGGAAAGCCTATCACCGTCAATGAAGCTGCCCTCGCAACGATCATCGCTGCAGCCAACGATCTCGCGCAGCGGCTGGAAGTCGCGCCCCCGCGCGTCGACGGCCTGCTCGCCCTGCCGGGCGTCTTGGCCGTCGAGGAGGCAGATGCGCTGGATGAAGAGGCCGTCGGCATCCTCGTGACCGAGGCCGCGCAGAATGCTCTTTCTGCCCTTCAGGCGTCACGCCGGGAGGAGGGGAGCCGCATTGCCACGACGCTCTCCGATCAGCTCGACCAGATCGCTGTCCTTGTCGAAGCCGCCGCGATCCACCCTTCGCGCAACCGCGAACAGATTTCTGCCCGTCTCAAGGCGCAGATCGAGGCCCTCAATCAGCAAACCGACATCGCGCCCGAGCGCTTTGCGCAGGAAGTGCTGCTGCTGGTCACCAAGGCTGATATCCAGGAAGAGATCGATCGTCTGCGCGCACACATCGCCGGGGCGCGCAAGCTGATTGCCCAGGGCGGGCCCGTGGGGCGCCGGCTGGATTTTCTGGCGCAGGAATTCAACCGAGAAGCCAATACGCTCTGCTCGAAATCGAACGCGGTGGAACTGACCACCATCGGCCTTGACCTCAAGGCGGTGATCGATCAATTACGCGAGCAGGTTCAAAACATCGAGTAG
- the mltG gene encoding endolytic transglycosylase MltG: protein MNDRRKRRRRSSNGLVDVLNALLTLLVIGLVVVGGGFLFVASQYYGDGPISEDRVFRVESGNTLTSTATRLEEQGLISNAFIFRQFGERVEKSTVVKAGDFTIPANSSMSEIFRELTEGTPIRYAVTIPEGWTSWQVVQRLGDDDRLTGTIDVLPPEGSILPGSYDYLPGDTRQAVLERMQQAMTQALAEIWETRAADLPLQSPAEMLILASIVEKETGVADERPQVAAVFVNRLRTNMRLQSDPTIIYGITLGQSTLDRGIRRSEIEAKTPYNTYQIDRLPPTPIANPGIDALKAVANPDSHNYIYFVAKGATPREGHVFAETYAEHQQNVARYRQIAREAAEQAEAEAEAARQALEAEEAEEAPAQ, encoded by the coding sequence ATGAATGACCGCCGCAAACGCCGCCGCCGCTCATCCAACGGTCTGGTTGATGTTCTCAACGCCCTTCTGACCCTATTGGTCATTGGTCTGGTGGTCGTGGGTGGCGGGTTCCTCTTCGTCGCCTCACAATATTACGGCGATGGCCCCATTTCCGAAGATCGCGTCTTCCGCGTCGAGAGTGGCAATACGCTGACCTCCACGGCGACCCGCCTCGAGGAGCAGGGCCTGATCTCCAACGCCTTCATTTTCCGCCAGTTCGGCGAACGGGTCGAGAAATCGACCGTCGTCAAGGCAGGCGATTTTACCATTCCTGCCAATTCCAGCATGTCGGAAATTTTCCGGGAGCTGACCGAAGGCACCCCAATTCGCTACGCAGTGACCATTCCAGAGGGCTGGACGTCCTGGCAGGTGGTACAGCGCCTGGGCGATGATGATCGCCTGACCGGCACCATCGATGTCCTGCCGCCTGAAGGCTCAATCCTGCCCGGCAGCTACGACTATTTGCCCGGCGATACGCGCCAGGCCGTCCTCGAGCGCATGCAGCAGGCCATGACCCAGGCTCTCGCCGAAATCTGGGAAACCCGTGCGGCCGACCTGCCGCTCCAGTCGCCGGCCGAAATGCTGATTCTCGCTTCGATCGTCGAGAAGGAAACCGGCGTCGCTGACGAGCGGCCGCAGGTCGCCGCCGTTTTCGTCAACCGCCTGCGCACCAATATGCGCCTGCAGTCCGACCCGACGATCATCTACGGCATCACCCTTGGCCAATCGACGCTCGACCGCGGCATCCGCCGCTCCGAAATCGAGGCCAAGACCCCGTACAACACCTATCAGATCGATCGCCTGCCGCCGACGCCGATCGCCAATCCCGGGATTGACGCCCTCAAGGCCGTGGCCAATCCCGATAGCCACAACTACATCTACTTCGTTGCCAAGGGGGCGACCCCCCGCGAAGGTCACGTTTTTGCAGAGACCTACGCCGAGCATCAGCAGAACGTCGCCCGCTATCGCCAGATCGCCCGCGAGGCTGCCGAACAGGCGGAAGCCGAGGCTGAGGCCGCCCGCCAGGCGCTCGAAGCCGAGGAAGCCGAAGAAGCACCGGCACAATGA
- the fabF gene encoding beta-ketoacyl-ACP synthase II, whose translation MELRRVVVTGMGLVTPLGCGVEATWANILAGKSGARRIDEFQVDDIACQIAHRLPLGDYADGKYNPDEWMESKEQRKVDDFIVYAMAAATQAIQDAGVEPKTQEEQERTGVLIGSGIGGIGGIYDASVTLHEKGPRRISPFFIPGRLINLASGYVSIRFGLKGPNHSVVTACSTGAHAIGDAARLIALGDADVMVAGGTESCVNRLALAGFAAARALSTGFNDNPAAASRPYDRDRDGFVMGEGAGIVVLEDYERAKARGAKIYGEIIGYGLSGDAYHITAPAPDGDGGFRAMSAAIKRAGIAPGEVDYINAHGTSTPLGDEIELGAVTRVLGDSAGRAVMSSTKSAIGHLLGAAGSVEAIFCLLAMRDSIAPPTLNLDNPSVETPINLVPKVALKKEINVALSNSFGFGGTNATLVMRKVA comes from the coding sequence ATGGAATTACGCCGAGTCGTCGTCACCGGAATGGGACTTGTCACGCCCCTTGGTTGCGGAGTGGAGGCCACGTGGGCCAACATTCTTGCGGGCAAGAGTGGGGCCAGGCGTATCGACGAATTTCAAGTCGATGATATCGCCTGTCAGATTGCTCACCGTCTGCCCTTGGGAGACTATGCCGATGGCAAGTACAATCCCGACGAGTGGATGGAGAGCAAGGAGCAGCGCAAGGTAGACGATTTCATCGTCTACGCCATGGCTGCTGCTACACAGGCCATTCAGGACGCAGGCGTCGAGCCCAAGACCCAGGAAGAGCAGGAACGCACCGGCGTCCTGATCGGCTCTGGCATTGGCGGCATTGGCGGCATCTACGATGCCTCCGTAACGCTGCATGAAAAGGGCCCGCGCCGCATCAGTCCGTTCTTCATTCCTGGACGGCTGATCAATCTGGCGTCCGGCTATGTATCGATTCGTTTCGGCCTCAAGGGGCCGAACCACTCGGTGGTCACCGCCTGCTCGACAGGCGCGCATGCCATTGGCGATGCGGCACGTCTCATTGCCTTGGGCGATGCGGACGTGATGGTGGCCGGTGGAACCGAAAGCTGCGTCAATCGTCTGGCTCTCGCTGGCTTTGCCGCTGCACGCGCGCTTTCGACCGGATTCAACGACAATCCTGCCGCTGCCTCGCGCCCCTATGATCGGGATCGCGACGGTTTCGTGATGGGCGAGGGTGCCGGTATCGTCGTTCTCGAAGATTACGAGCGCGCCAAGGCGCGTGGCGCCAAGATCTATGGCGAAATCATCGGTTATGGCCTGTCGGGCGATGCTTACCACATCACCGCTCCGGCTCCCGATGGGGACGGTGGCTTCCGTGCGATGAGCGCGGCCATCAAGCGCGCCGGCATTGCGCCGGGCGAGGTCGATTACATCAACGCCCACGGCACCTCTACGCCTTTGGGCGACGAGATCGAACTGGGCGCAGTGACCCGTGTTCTCGGCGATTCCGCCGGGCGTGCGGTGATGAGCTCGACAAAGTCTGCAATTGGTCACCTTCTGGGTGCGGCCGGCTCCGTCGAGGCCATTTTCTGCCTCCTGGCTATGCGTGACAGCATCGCTCCGCCGACCCTTAACCTCGACAATCCTTCTGTCGAGACGCCGATCAACCTTGTTCCCAAGGTGGCCCTCAAGAAGGAAATCAACGTGGCTCTGTCCAATAGCTTCGGCTTTGGCGGTACCAATGCCACGCTGGTCATGCGCAAGGTCGCCTGA
- a CDS encoding acyl carrier protein, with translation MSDVADRVRKIVVEHLNVDAEKVVEKASFIDDLGADSLDQVELVMAFEEEFSVEIPDDAAESIQTFGDAVAFLTKATS, from the coding sequence ATGAGCGATGTCGCTGATCGGGTCCGCAAGATCGTTGTGGAACACCTCAATGTGGACGCCGAGAAGGTTGTCGAAAAGGCCAGCTTCATCGACGATCTGGGTGCAGACTCCCTTGATCAGGTCGAACTGGTTATGGCTTTCGAAGAAGAATTCTCGGTCGAGATTCCCGACGATGCCGCCGAGTCCATCCAGACCTTCGGCGATGCGGTAGCCTTTTTGACCAAGGCCACCAGCTAA
- the fabG gene encoding 3-oxoacyl-[acyl-carrier-protein] reductase encodes MFDLTGKRALVTGASGGIGREIAKALAAAGATVALSGTRTGALEDTAKEIGKDCPILPCNLSKLDEVDKLVPAAEAAMGGLDILINNAGVTRDNLFMRMKDEEWDEVIAINLTAAFHLNRAVLRGMMKQRWGRIIGISSVVGVTGNPGQGNYAASKAGLIGMNKALAHEVASRNITVNSIAPGFIASAMTDELNDKQRESILSNVPAGRLGTAQEVAACAVFLASDAAAYVTGHTLNVNGGMAMI; translated from the coding sequence ATGTTTGATCTCACCGGAAAACGGGCCCTCGTCACGGGCGCCAGCGGCGGTATTGGTCGCGAGATCGCCAAGGCCCTCGCTGCCGCCGGCGCCACAGTGGCGCTTTCGGGTACCCGCACGGGCGCCCTCGAGGACACGGCCAAGGAAATCGGCAAGGATTGCCCGATCCTGCCATGCAACCTCTCCAAGCTCGACGAGGTCGACAAGCTGGTCCCTGCCGCCGAGGCGGCCATGGGTGGCCTCGATATTCTCATCAACAATGCGGGCGTCACCCGCGACAATCTTTTCATGCGCATGAAGGATGAGGAATGGGATGAGGTGATCGCCATCAACCTCACCGCAGCCTTCCACCTCAACCGCGCCGTCCTTCGGGGCATGATGAAGCAGCGCTGGGGGCGCATCATCGGCATTTCCTCTGTCGTCGGTGTCACCGGAAATCCGGGGCAGGGCAATTACGCTGCCTCCAAGGCCGGCCTGATCGGCATGAACAAGGCGCTTGCTCATGAAGTGGCCAGCCGCAACATCACCGTCAATTCCATTGCTCCGGGCTTCATTGCCTCGGCGATGACCGATGAGTTGAATGACAAACAGCGCGAGTCGATCCTCTCCAACGTCCCTGCCGGCCGTCTTGGGACGGCTCAGGAAGTGGCTGCATGCGCTGTGTTTCTGGCCAGCGATGCGGCCGCTTATGTCACCGGACATACGCTGAACGTTAACGGCGGAATGGCAATGATCTAG
- the fabD gene encoding ACP S-malonyltransferase has protein sequence MSTIAFTFPGQGSQFVGMGKDLATAFPEARAVFHEVDEALGERLSAILFEGPEDILRLTENAQPALMAVSMAIMRVLETRGIRLVDHAAFVAGHSLGEYSALCAAGTFTLADTARLLRTRGLAMQKAVPVGHGAMAALLGLDLETARSVASEAGQGEVCEVANDNAPGQVVISGAVGAVERAIEIAKARGAKRAMQLPVSAPFHCSLMQPAADAMAAALSEVEMKSPVVPLVANVLAAPITDAGEIRQRLIEQVTGVVRWTESVTWLAGQGGVTNLVEIGAGKVLTGLAKRIAPDVAAQAIGAPADIDALVAQLNPQA, from the coding sequence ATGTCGACCATAGCGTTCACGTTTCCGGGCCAGGGCAGTCAGTTCGTGGGCATGGGCAAGGATCTTGCCACGGCTTTTCCGGAAGCGCGTGCCGTCTTCCACGAAGTCGACGAAGCCCTGGGCGAGCGCCTGTCTGCAATTCTCTTCGAAGGCCCGGAAGATATTCTGCGCCTGACCGAAAATGCTCAGCCCGCCCTCATGGCCGTCAGCATGGCCATCATGCGCGTGCTGGAAACCCGCGGCATTCGCCTTGTTGATCATGCCGCCTTTGTCGCCGGGCATTCGCTCGGTGAATATTCCGCACTTTGTGCCGCCGGCACTTTCACATTGGCGGATACGGCGCGCCTGCTGCGCACGCGCGGCCTGGCGATGCAAAAGGCCGTGCCCGTTGGCCATGGTGCCATGGCGGCGCTGCTCGGCCTGGATCTTGAAACCGCGCGCTCAGTTGCATCTGAAGCTGGCCAGGGCGAGGTCTGTGAAGTCGCCAATGACAATGCTCCTGGCCAGGTTGTGATCTCCGGCGCCGTCGGCGCCGTCGAGCGCGCCATTGAAATCGCCAAGGCCCGGGGTGCAAAGCGTGCTATGCAGCTGCCGGTCAGTGCCCCGTTCCATTGCTCGCTCATGCAGCCGGCTGCCGATGCGATGGCCGCAGCTCTGAGCGAAGTGGAAATGAAGAGCCCAGTGGTGCCCCTCGTTGCCAATGTGCTTGCCGCACCCATCACCGACGCGGGCGAAATCCGCCAGCGCCTCATCGAGCAGGTCACTGGCGTTGTGCGCTGGACCGAGAGCGTCACCTGGCTGGCTGGTCAGGGCGGCGTCACCAATCTGGTCGAGATCGGTGCGGGGAAGGTGCTGACCGGCCTTGCCAAGCGGATCGCACCTGATGTCGCCGCCCAGGCCATCGGCGCACCGGCCGACATCGACGCCCTTGTGGCCCAACTCAATCCCCAGGCGTAA
- a CDS encoding GGDEF domain-containing protein, with product MTMNSQPARLVLVESLAIGALVFAACIVGIQTRLLFSLASIWPANALLFGVLILRPSTNNGATWILSGLGYVGADLIAQSPLENALLLNGTNLLGVSIGVAVMDRLSRSAQFLTRPLDAVATIGVIMLASAATGTAGGAIGPILFGMNWVESLGLWFSAELVNYTIFLPPLLALLRRDRQALRFFSRNANQRRHQLAALSSLALSVVVMHWAGGPGATSYMIPALIWCAVCFRPFACAILTMLICVWLLIAGPLGLMPLNIDFYNATDASSFRLGVGMIAGGTLAVSIINSAWRAAHAALLAVASRDALTGLLNRGAFMERLDLAFSRRAQAPFAVLMVDVDHFKAINETHGHPAGDAVLRTMARLLTDNLRDGDICGRVGGEEFALIVSGTAKSEGLAVADRIQSAARQMTTQLDDGYVIQATLSIGVGDSAAHTSVDQLLVESDKALYSAKHGGRNRVAVANAAPALV from the coding sequence ATGACTATGAATAGCCAGCCAGCGCGCCTCGTGCTGGTCGAATCGCTGGCAATCGGCGCCCTGGTCTTTGCGGCCTGCATTGTCGGGATCCAGACGCGCCTGCTGTTCTCCCTCGCCAGTATCTGGCCGGCCAATGCCCTGTTGTTCGGCGTGCTTATCCTGCGACCGTCGACGAATAATGGTGCGACCTGGATTCTCTCCGGGCTCGGATATGTCGGCGCGGACCTGATTGCCCAGAGCCCGCTTGAAAATGCGCTGCTGCTCAATGGCACCAATCTTCTCGGCGTCAGCATTGGCGTGGCGGTGATGGATCGGCTGAGCCGAAGTGCGCAGTTCCTTACCCGGCCGCTCGATGCCGTCGCCACTATCGGGGTGATAATGCTCGCCTCCGCGGCAACGGGCACGGCTGGCGGCGCGATCGGGCCGATCCTCTTCGGCATGAATTGGGTCGAGAGCCTGGGGCTCTGGTTTTCGGCGGAACTGGTCAATTACACGATTTTCCTGCCGCCCCTGCTGGCATTGCTACGGAGGGACAGGCAGGCGCTGCGCTTTTTCTCGCGCAACGCCAACCAGCGTCGACACCAGCTGGCGGCGCTGAGTTCGCTGGCATTGTCCGTCGTGGTCATGCACTGGGCGGGCGGCCCTGGGGCGACCTCCTATATGATCCCTGCCCTGATCTGGTGCGCAGTGTGCTTCCGGCCATTCGCCTGCGCCATTCTGACCATGCTGATTTGCGTGTGGCTGCTCATCGCCGGGCCGTTGGGGCTGATGCCGCTCAACATCGATTTCTACAATGCCACCGACGCCTCTTCCTTCCGGCTGGGCGTAGGGATGATCGCCGGGGGAACACTTGCAGTGTCGATAATCAACAGCGCATGGCGGGCCGCACACGCCGCGCTGCTGGCTGTCGCCTCGCGTGATGCCCTCACCGGGCTCCTCAACCGGGGCGCCTTCATGGAGCGACTTGATCTCGCTTTTTCGAGGCGCGCGCAGGCGCCATTCGCCGTGCTGATGGTCGATGTCGACCACTTCAAGGCGATCAATGAAACCCATGGCCATCCGGCCGGCGACGCAGTGCTGCGCACGATGGCGCGGTTGCTGACCGACAATCTTCGTGATGGCGACATATGCGGTCGCGTGGGCGGAGAGGAGTTCGCACTGATCGTGAGCGGCACCGCAAAGAGCGAGGGCCTGGCCGTGGCCGACCGCATCCAGAGTGCTGCACGGCAGATGACAACCCAACTGGACGATGGGTATGTCATCCAGGCCACCCTGAGCATCGGGGTCGGAGACAGCGCGGCCCACACCAGCGTGGATCAATTGCTGGTGGAAAGCGACAAGGCGCTTTATTCAGCCAAGCATGGCGGGCGAAACCGGGTGGCTGTCGCAAACGCGGCCCCTGCTCTTGTGTGA